Proteins from one Chroococcidiopsis sp. CCMEE 29 genomic window:
- a CDS encoding glycosyltransferase family A protein, with product MKYDLFVSVIIPVFNNSGGLKICLQVLEIQSYPKSLYEIIVVDNGSVENIKFLVSQFPQTSFTNEPQPGSYAARNKGISIARGEIIAFTDSDCIPALNWLEVGVQHLLSVPKCGLVAGRIEIFFKNPNHPTAVEIYDRITYLKQNKYIEKYKFGATANLFTF from the coding sequence ATGAAATACGACCTGTTTGTTTCCGTGATTATTCCAGTTTTCAATAACTCTGGAGGTTTAAAAATTTGCTTACAGGTCTTAGAGATACAGAGCTATCCAAAAAGCCTTTATGAAATTATTGTTGTGGATAATGGCTCAGTTGAAAATATTAAATTTTTAGTGAGCCAATTTCCTCAAACATCTTTCACTAATGAACCTCAACCGGGTTCTTACGCTGCTCGCAATAAAGGAATTTCAATTGCTAGGGGAGAGATAATAGCTTTTACTGATTCAGATTGCATTCCTGCCCTTAATTGGCTTGAGGTAGGTGTACAGCATCTTTTATCTGTGCCGAAGTGTGGGCTGGTTGCGGGGAGGATAGAAATATTCTTTAAGAATCCAAACCATCCTACAGCGGTAGAAATATATGACCGTATTACATATCTTAAACAAAACAAATATATTGAAAAGTACAAGTTCGGTGCCACAGCAAACCTTTTTACATTCTAG